Genomic window (Zingiber officinale cultivar Zhangliang chromosome 2B, Zo_v1.1, whole genome shotgun sequence):
CTgaacatatatatttaaatttatttacttaatttaacgagttatttaaatttatttatttaattaattttatatatttaataaatatttaatttaacgagttgtttaaatttatttatttaattgacttTCTATATTTAACTATAATTCAAACACCAAACTTAATCATTAAATGCTAATGGTGTCTccaattcactaaaataaatgcATTGTTAAGTATGACATTTAATGTAATAATTAAGTAGGCTCTTAGTGCAACAATAGTTAGATGAAACTAATCTCCATTCCCACAATGAAATGCTTGAAGTAAAAACGAAGTTTACAACTGCACATCACAATAGATTCATTCTGAACACACAATTGATTTATATACACCAAACAAATATGCTTCTCATGAACAAATAGCAGAACATCAAACAAACACACAATAGGGAATATCCATTCATCCAAAACAGAAATATCAATAAGCACCAGCTGCAGCCATGGATGAAAGAAGTGTTGAGTATAAGCTTCAATtccttgaagaagaggaagtcgaGGAGTCAAAGGGCGGGATCCTGCGCCTCTTGTTAGAAAACAAGGATCTTGGCAGATGACCTACTTGCGAATTTGCTTTATCAAGTATGGACTCGAGGCCTTGGTGGACTGAGGTCGCAAAAAGATGCCTGTCAACAATGCCAGAATTCCCTTCAGGTGTCATCACAAGTACATTCTTTACTCGGCCATTTAAAGTGGAGATCTCGCCCTTAATAATTTTCAGATGTAAACTTTGGAGTGTTTGCATAAGATCTGCAATGATATCTGGTCGGTCCTCGCAACATATTGATGCTTTGATGATAAAAATACCAGTATTTGTTGCATCGCGTTCAATTTCAACTCGTACTTCATCGGCATCAGAGGGGATGGTGTAACCTTTGCTATTTTCTGCAGCATTCTTCTTCAGTTTTTTTACATGATTGATCACTTGTGCAAGTAAGGCAGCTTTGTCCAActgcaagaaacaaataaatttCTCGGTTGTCTTATACTAAAATTAACTGAAAATATATTAAAGGGAAAAAAAGTCCCCGAGTTACTTCTTCACTGAACCACGAGCTTCACTGGAAACATGCACAGGAGATTGACGACTTGTGAATCTAATGGTACTATTATTTGTGAAAAATAATAAAGTTttgacataaaaaaataaaaaaggaaaaaacatatgtaaaaaaaaaatgcttCACAAACACATATCTAGTTTTGATTTGTGGTCTGGAGCTATTTTGGTTCGTTAAGTCATTGTAACTCAAAATTGTATGATGGATCACCAAATCTATTCCATATCACAAATAAGATTCATAGATTGGAGTTGTGATCCTCAAGCTACAAGGAACACAAATCTAGGCCCGACCACAATTCAGAACTGCCGATTTGACGGTTCGAGACAGGTCAATCCTTAACTTCAATcgtccaagacggttacggtttaCGGTTCGAAACCGCCGATTCACAATTTGTCGTGATTCaagatttataaatttataaaaaatatatataaagaaagacttgcacttatttaagttgttaaCGTATCTCCTACGATTTCAACAGAGTATCCTGAACCGTGGAAGTATCGCTATTGGTACTTCCTTATGTCTTGGGTGTCGGCACTTGTTTAAATTTATCATCGATAAATTAAATACAGTGATCCTCATTCGGATTGACTATTTTCTTACCCCTATCGATATGATGAACCTCTTCCTTCCATTATAATTGAACAATTAAAATCGAAAGCGACAGAGATTTCAGAATTGACAGATGAGAGTAGAGAAGCTCCTTAGTTAGAGTTTAaagaatgataaaaaaaaacagCCAAATAATTTCAACggttaaaaaatacaaaaaaaaaatctctctttccccCATCGGAATTGCTTTTACTCATTCCCTCTAGCTTTTAAATCACATTAGTATAAACGAACTGTTACAAAGTTGAAAGAAATCATTTACTCGCTTACACGTCTTCCAGCTATTAAGAATAACAatatagcaaaagaaaactattgattaattattaactAACACAAAGACATCAATAGTAGTAGTCTAGTTGGTTAGGATGCTCCGGTCTTATTCGAGAGAGACTCGAGTTTGAACCCCAGTaatgaaattttatttaacaaattttcatttatataaaaaaaacagtTAAATGGGGGCTTGAACCTTAACCGGCCTGAGCCGAGCCGGTTACAGTATAGGCCCGGTGACCCATGCCAACGAGTGGTCGGGTCTACACATATCtggttttaatttatattttgaagttgatttaatTCAAgtaattttaaatcaaaattgctTGATAGGGAGTATATTGAGCATGAATAGAGGGGatgaatgatttaaaaaaaagagagatttgagtGTGTCATTTGGTGAACTGAAACTATTATTTGAAAATTACTCAGACATATCTGATAATTATCAAAACTTCTGTTTTAATTAACAAatgtattttatggtagtaataattaataatacatcatgAGTAATGTATCTGATAAATTATTCAAACTGTTATTGTTTGACTTGTTTTTagtatattattatttaataatatcctTAATAGATTAATAGTATGATTATCAATATTTGATGTGTTATGTATTAGTCAGATTGAATAGAGATTAGCAACCTTATgactaattttattataaattagtATTACAAAATTTAAAGTGAAAATCCTTACTTGCGCTTGTGCAATTTGCAGACCACTACGGTCTCCACCTCTTATCGACATCTCATACTAATAGAACTTGTGTGAAGATCCCTTTCAAAAGATGTTGTATTCAAATCTCAAAGCGCTAAAGGGGAGCCGCTACTATAATTAAAGGATAGAATCTACCCACCGAAATAAAAAACATAGCGCCATAACTAAATGGAAGCATCTAATATAACTGAAGGCACCTAGTATAATCAAAAGGTAGCATCTATGTGGTGGGAACAAAAATGATAACACCTATCGTAACAAAATGGTAGCATCTACGATAACTAAATGGTACCACCTACCtacttgtaataaaaaatgatAGCATATAACTAAAGGGTAATATCTGGCACAACTGAATCGTAGTGCCTTGAATGACCAAATGGTAACACCTAATTGCATGGAATAAAAACAAATGGTAGCAACTAATATAACTAAATGATAACACCTAACATAACAAAACAAAGTAGCAAAAATTCAAACAAGATACATGTTAGATGAAGAAGGTTGATTTTTCAGTAAATCAGTTGGTTCTTCAAATAATCAAATCTCACCTGATGTCATACTTAATCCATCTCTTTCCATCAATTGCCCTTaattttttgttgctttcttggCTCAATCTTATGATTTTGATATGATGTTAGAAAAATCGAATGATCTCAAATCAGTCATGGTCATTTCACATCCAACTAAGCTGATCCGTTTCAGAATTGGCCAAGTTTTCAATTAAAATCTTATTACAGATACTGAAAACACATTTAGAAGTCTTATAATCAAAATCATAAACTAGAAATTAGGAGCAACAATGCCTACAGATAGTCAATAAGaaagtgcatgtttttaaagagGCCCCTGGAaacataaatcaaatttaaaacaatAAACACAGACTAAATGCTATTGGCTTCGATATATGGAACATGAATAAACTACAATAATAATTGGTGAATCCATTAGCCATAACGGATAGGGAAGAATGATAGCAGcttattaaagaaaataaacaaaaagatGCTGAAATTCAAAACAAAGAAAAAACCCTATTAACCATTAACCAGATACTTCAATGAATATCTAAGAAGGGTGTTCtgattttgttgtttttgttgtttCATTCCCAGTATCCTCTATCTCGTTTTACTTCTTGCTCATTGCATTCATATAACAGGAACAGTTACAAGTGTAGACGTTAAAGACATGATTCGTATTAGACATGAGCAAGTACGCAAGTCATGAAGGTTAAGGAAAAGGCTGCTCAGTTGTAACTGTAGGAAGTTCTTACTAGCAACAGATTGACACAAAAAAGGAAATAGTCATTTAATCGAACAGAAGACGAGCAAAGAGATAGCAACACGAACCTTGTTTGTGCAGGGAACCATACGCCGCAGCACGGCGAGGTGGCCGTTTATCCTCTCCCTCCGCCGCCTCTCCGCCTCGCTGTGGCTCTTCAGTGCCATGGCCGTCTTCACATCCACGATCCCTCTACCATCCTTCTTCACCCCCAATCGGGAAGGTGCCACCACAAACTCTCTTCTTTCTCCGTCCATCCCAAACGAAGAAGACGACGAATCCAGCCGAAACCCAGACACCAGGCCATTAGGAAAACCCCTAAAAAGCCCCAACTCCCCAGCAGGAACAGAACTCATCAATCGCAGCAACAAAGACAggatccaaagaaaaaggaaGGCAAAGAATAAGAGGACTAGGACAACGAATCAGAAAAAAGCAACCCAAGATCCAAACTTTATTATCGTTCAGGGAGGTCAGGAACCAGGAGGACGGCATGGCGGATAAGACCAGAAGGGAAGTCTCACGCGCCGCAACTTCCTCACTTCGCCATCTTCGATCGATCCGTTCGTCGCTCTTCTTCTAATAATCCAATCGATTGCTTCCATGGCGAGGATAAAAATGAGGGAATCAAAACCAGGAACTTATAGGAGGGCTCATCTTCGATCTTCTACTGAACGTTATCACATCCCACGCCGACAACAAGCAGAAGAACTCGGAGTTCGCACAAAGGCGAGACCTTTTTcctaaggaagaaggaaaagtggATTACTATCACAAGCAGAGCTTATGATTTTATACACCATCAATTTGGATAAAACATTCAGCAAAAAACCGAAAGAAGCGTGTTTTCCTCAGCCTACCCACCACCGCCCCACGTCTTTTTTAGTTTTTACAaagtcttttaacatttttttaagttttaattttttttattatatatgtaATGAAATGAAAAATGATATAATTACAAAAGACGAATGCGTTTGTTGTTAGTGCTCCTATCAAATCTATCAAATCGTCTCGGATTAATATAAAGGAAATAAATTATGAACGATTTGAATAATGATTAACATGTaagaaaatatttatcttaactttatcaaaatgaaaaataatatgcACGTACAAGTGatggattaaaaaaaattgaaaataatagaccataatatatatttatctcaaaattttctatatatatatatcattattCTAATGAAATATAATATTCATAAAATATTCCTCTcatcttattattattttattaagaatttagATGTTTTATTAAAcaactttccattaatttagtcaaatttaaaatgaaattatgttaatatttttttaaaaataattttaaaatttattaataatttctataaatacattAATCAGGAATGTAGAGTTCGAGATTCAACTGCGacgtattattaaaaaaaaatttctttagtttcatattttAGAATTGACAATATTATTAacggagaaatttttataaatacctTGGACCTaaagaatattaattttttataaggggaGTTCGTTATAATAGCTTGTTGTTGGGATTCTCGAACATCATTTTTGCATTATACTATTACATGAGTTTGACGTATCCTTACCTAATTTATGGACGatattttaactaaaattaaatgtagtatttatttttatcagtttaatatttgatataaaaattaaattactttTTTATAAAGGAGAGTGACTTAAAGATGTAAGGGCGACattctaaaataaattatattattattaaaaaatcttatttaattacTCGATAAAAAATATAtgttcatatattatattacatacACAAGATATATGCAACATATGTATTCGGTCcctaattattattaaaattactctatttttaataaattttgattataTTATTAACTTCTTAATTATTATTTGATTGTTCATAACTTtaacatatttaaattattttgattgGTTAGCAAATttgatattataaatttattagaGATTTTGATAAGAGCGTTATggataaatataatttaaaatttatatttgctCAACAATACAGTGTAATGTTTAACTTGTTCATTTAATTGCCCCAGGGCAATGGTGCCGAATGAGGCTTTAATGATTGagctttaattttaataaattaagggattaaaatttttttaatagatgATTAATCTAAGAAGGGTGAAATTATGTACAATGAATTTTTTTTCGGGATCTCGTATAACGGGAGTTTCGTGCATCAGACTGtcctttttaaataattaatctaaaaaatattaaattaatggatcgtttgttataaatattttttaatttatctagtGGTTAATAAAAACTTTTTATATGAAGGTTGAATTAATCATCTCAGGATTAATCGACATAAATTGAAtatctaatattattttaaaatatatatatttaatttaataaacttttcaaatttattatgaataaatataaataaactcgTATTAAATAATTGAACCCTCGTAAACTTTATATTCCTACCATCCTACATCTTGATTTATAGAAGTTTGACCAAGTAATTTATCCACTACAGCCATTTAGTATCTGAAGTATTATTTTTTACAAACCCGTTTTAATATTAATGTGTACAGCTGAATAAATTGACACTCTACCAAAAGTCAACTGCTCCAGCCAAAGCCAGGTCAACCACTAGAACAGTATCTTAATAATTGATGTGGCCACCTTAACTTTTCTCCTAACATTTCACAAGTCAATCCTTTGACACTTTGTTAGCATCAAGAGCCCTGAAAGCTCGAGGAAGTTTCATTATTTGTACAGCTTGTGCGATAGTGAAGGTCATTGGCCTCTCTCTACTCAGAGTCGTAAAACTAATAATACTAATGCCAAACTTGATCTTGTGTCCCTTTACGTCTACTTCGTCTCTTTCATTTTCGTAACTTCCACTattaacatatcatttaaatGGACAACGTTGAAAACTATGGTTGTGTTTATGATGTCAccacaaaattttaataaaatgatGACTTGGACCTCGGGTAAATTCGGAACATAATTTATACATATTCAGAAGTCGATCCATTTTCAAAATATTCATCTCATATTTGTGATTCAATATTTTACCAATGTGTCATACCCGTGGaggtaaaaatatattttgatagaCTTGTCCATCGTGAGATTCattctttttgacaaattaaactTGTCCATTCCATTTGATATgaataatcaaatatctattttaaatttcattgacAAAATATTGAAAATCTCCCATGTTTATCATCTCATATTTCTTTTTCATCTCAGATTTGGAATTTTGGATCAAATATGAAATATGTATCACCTCTTGTAACCAAAAGATTGTCAACATGCATCGATTAGCATATGTTTTCCATCGTAAAAATGTTGGAGAGtctattactaaaaattttaagaaaaaatattaaatttataaattaaattcaaacttactGTCGGCCTTATATCACCGACTCCAAGTGACGAGTTCAGGAGAAATCACAGTATCACCCCAATAAATATCGAGTCGGTACCTCATTACTTAATTAGTGTTAGTGTTGGCGTAACATTTCATGGATCAAAATTGATCAGATTGATTAAGTTTAAGTtggtttaaatttgaatattgatgtttgataatatgtagagattgtaggtgcaatcgttCGATTGGAGAGATTACTgatgcaattctcctctggtcaggaTTTAACTAGATTGGTGTGAaaaaaagtcaagtaggttaagactAAAcaaatacttgattgggaaagtcctaacgggaggttaggcagttggaagtcctagtaagtgaagttaggtgaaagtcctggtgagtgaagtcaagtggaggaaaatcctggtgagtgaagccatgtgaaaatcctagtgagtgaagataggtgaaagtcctggtgaataaagccagatagatggtaagtcctagtgagtgaagccagacacgtggcagtccaagtaggtcatggaggatcggacacttggcacgagacggtaagtccaagtcggtcaagaattgaccggatacttgggacgaggaaatccagatgggtcaagggtgaccagacatctggtggaagtccaagtgaatCATGGAGGACCGGCCACTTGCACGAGACggtaaatccaagtggatcaaagttgaccggacatttggcacgaggagaaaagtccaagtgggtcaaaggaattgaccggaccggacacttggtgaaggggtcctagcaggtcaagattcaccagatgctaggtatgaggTTCCAACacgtcacggttgaccggatgttggatttggggaccctagacttagtttaagcaagtcaaggggagaccaatcgatcaatcgatcgattgaacagtggttcaatcgatcagccgatcgattggcactATGCTGCGACAAGCAGCgacccaattgatcggtcgatcgattaggcgCCTTTGTCACAGGCACAGAACGCTTCCCAATCgatagtcaatcgattgggaacctccaatcgatcaaccaatcgattgggggttggCTTCTCTTGCACAATCGcgagaaagcctgaatcgatcggtcgatctattTAGGtgttttccagagagcacagaagaaggctgaatcgatcagccgatcgattcagcctccccaatcgaccagccgatcgattgggaggcgacC
Coding sequences:
- the LOC122045683 gene encoding transcription factor bHLH30-like, producing MSSVPAGELGLFRGFPNGLVSGFRLDSSSSSFGMDGERREFVVAPSRLGVKKDGRGIVDVKTAMALKSHSEAERRRRERINGHLAVLRRMVPCTNKLDKAALLAQVINHVKKLKKNAAENSKGYTIPSDADEVRVEIERDATNTGIFIIKASICCEDRPDIIADLMQTLQSLHLKIIKGEISTLNGRVKNVLVMTPEGNSGIVDRHLFATSVHQGLESILDKANSQVGHLPRSLFSNKRRRIPPFDSSTSSSSRN